The DNA window ATTGACTGTTTCGGCTGCGCGAAGTGTTTCCTGTGCGGGGATAATGCCTTTGAGCGTGTACCGGCCGAGTGAATCCTTGTCGGCAAAGTCAGCCATGAATTCGGCAGTACCTTGTACAAGGTCGTAATAGCGGTCGACCACTGTGGAGTCATTATCGGCACGGTAGAGAAGTTCGGCGAGATAGATCAGATGGGGCTGCTGCCAGATGAGGAATGAGCCTACCTTTGAGGGGGCTTCGATGCCTGAGGGATCGGTCATCTTCATCCAGCGTAGACCTTTGAAGCCTTGGCGTTCAGCGATGCTGCGAGCCACATCGGCAGAGCTTTCATACCAAGGAAGTGTGCGGTTGAGGAGGTCTTGATGTCCCCATAGGGCGAACTGAGCCTGATGCCACCAGATCATTTCCATGTGGAATTTTCCGAACCATGAGTTGTAGGTGAGTCCGGTTTCCTGAGGAGGTGTCGAGCCTGCACATTGGATTGCAAGGAGATATTGTGAGAGTACGACACGGCGTTCGAGTTCCGATGCGCGAGGGTCTGTACAGTTGCTGAAGTCGACAACACCGCCATTCTTCCAGAAGCCGGTCCAGTAGGCTGAAGCTGCTTCGCGGGTTTCTGAAGCGGTAGGATTGGTGTTGTCTGTGGCTTCAGGCGAGAATGTGGCAGTGATTGTCCATTCGTCGGCGGTCGGGGTTATAGTCGCAGTGTTTCGTCCTGTCATTACAGGTGTCTCAGCGCCGGTCCATGCGAGATTGATATAATAAGATGTCGAATCAAGGCTGTGGCGCAGGAGTGCGTGGTTGGCGTCAGAGGCTATGATTTCTGTCACATGGAGAGAGTCTGCATTCCAGTTGCAAGCGTCGTCGCAGTGGCCTCCTGTCGGGTAGGGGAGACGGAGTGCGACAGTAAGACGTTTTTCTGATTTGATGGTGGCGGCAACCATGTCTTTTTCGGGGTGAACATAGGTGCGGACACTCACCGGCGCTCCGTCGACCTTGAAGTCGGAGCGAATTTCGCCGTTCCACATATCGAGCGTCTGGTCTATGTCCGAAATCTGTTCGGGATTGAGACCGGCAAATCCGAGTGCGCCGAGATGGAGGCGATGAGGATTTACGCGATACCAGTTGGCGGCGTCATTGTTGCGTCCTTTTTCCTTGAACTGCACTGAGTAAGGCTCCATGCGTCCGCGTCCGAAGTCATAATCTTTGAGTGTTTCCTCAAATTTAAGGTCTTTCGGGTTAGGGAAACTGTGCCATCCCCACTGACTCTGTGTACCTAAAGGCACGCCTTTGCTGTAGAGTCCGGGGAACGATTGCAGGCCGGTCACATCGACAGTCACAGCAAACTCGCCGTTGCCCACCGAGAGCGAGGCCATAGTGTCGATTGCAGTGACGTGTGGATTGTTTCGCTCTACAAGAGCCTGACGGTCAATGGCAGCAGAGGCGTTCTGGCATGCCACGAATCCCTGCAACGGAAGAGTGAGCGTTGCAGCATAAAGTAAGTTCTTGAATGTCATCGGTATTGAAGTCTATGATGGTCAGTTTAAGGCAAAATTGCAATGCAATAATGATATTTTTCGCAAAGTTAACACTTATCCCAAAAGAAATCAAATCACACGCCCGGATTGCTATCGGTCAGAGCGGATTGATATAGCATGATTAATGAATGAACATGGTTCACGGTTAAAGCGGCAATGCCGATTCATGGCCGTTTAAGGTTAAAAAAGATTAATGAAAAGACTGTGTCAGACCTAAGGTTTAATCTTAAAACAGATATTATGTCTAAATTTGCAGATGCTTGCAGCGGAATGATTGTCGTTGCGTAATATTAATCAAAAATACCTTAAACAATAATTCGCTATCATGAAATTTATTTCATCATTGCTTCTTGCATTGGCGCTGCCTGTCATGGCTTTTGCGCAAGTGCCCGCTGACACTATCACAGTTTTTATGATCGGTGACTCTACCATGGCCAACAAGCCTCTCGACAAAGAGAATCAGGAGCGTGGCTGGGGACAGATGCTGCCAATCTATCTCGAAGGTGCCATCAAGGTTGACAACCACGCAGTCAACGGTCGCAGCTCAAAGAGCTTTATTGACGAAGGTCGTTGGGAGAAAGTGCGCGAACAGATCCGTCCGGGTGATTATGTGATCATCCAGTTCGGTCACAACGATGAGAAAGCTAAAAGTCCTGACCGCTACACTGTTCCCGGCTCGACTTTCGATGCCAATCTTAAGAAGTTTGTAAACGAGACACGCGAGAAAGGCGGCACACCGATTCTGATGAATTCTATCGTGCGCCGTAATTTCCCTGCCAACGGCATTGCTGCCGCACAGACCGATGACCGTCAGAAAACTTGGAAAAAAGGTCTTGAAAATTATCCGGCCGAAGGCGATACGCTTGTGGACACTCACGGTGACTACCGCATAGCTCCTAAGAATGTAGCCGAGGAGATGGGTGTGGTGTTTGTCGACATGAACACTCTTACGCATGAACTTGTGCAGGGCTTGGAAAAGACAGCTCTAAGGATCTTTTCATGTGGATGCCTGTCGGAAAATATGAATTCGCGCCCAACGGACGCATAGACAATACACATCTTAATGTGTATGGCGGCATAGTGGTGTCGCGCCTTGCGGTCAATGCGCTTGCCGAGAAAGTGCCGGCGCTTAAGCCATACATCCGTCGCACCGTATACAATCTGAACAAGTAACAGCCGGTTGCGATACACGGTCCTATGACCCAACAAGCCCCATTCCTGCGATGGTCTGAATGCAGGATTGGGGCGTTTATATTATAGTGCTGTCCGTTCAGACCGGAGTTTCCCCTGATTAGCTAATGACAATAAAAAACCGGCGTGGAAGAGGGTTTCACAACCATCGGCCACGCCGTTTTAAACAATAGCATCAATTTCAAAAATAGATTACAGAAGCCAGCTTTTTAAGCAGATCTGATTCTGCTTGAGCATGCCTTGTATTGTCCAAGTGTTTTTTATCAAATTTCGTATAAATTATCTTCAATTTCGTATGAATTATCTATCGTAAATGAGCATTCGGAAATGTGTCATTTACATGATGCAAAATTACTACTGGATTCCTGCTCTTACCATACCTAAATTTAAGTAATTTCATTGTATTTCGGCTTGAATACTAATTAAAAACAATTATAAACCGGCATTATGGCTACTGCCGGAGGATATTAAATGCTTTATTTTCGGTAAAAATTCCGGGTCTGCACCACGTTGTATTGCCGTGATTTTACCCTCAGGGTCAATAAGGACTGTCACAGGTATGGCATTTATGCCTAAAGCCTTGACGGGATTTGCTTCTGTATGGTCTGTTGTGTCGTTGAGCAGATTGATCCAAGGCATATCACGTTGGGCTATAAACGGGCGCCATATTTCCTCCCGGTCATCTATGTTGATGGTCACGACTGTGCACCGGTCACCGCATTCTTCTGAAAATTGACGGAGGTCGGGGAAGCCTCGCAGGCATACACCACACCATGTAGCCAAGAAATCAATAAGTACCCATTTCCCGCGTAAAGATTCGAGTGAGATTCGTCGTCCTGCGGAGTCGGGGAGCGCGAAGTCTGGCATGATTTTGCCTACGGTCATATTTGCACGTGCGTTTATTACTGCTTCTGTTTTCCGGACTCTGTAACGCAGTTCGGCATACTGGTTGGCGACAATGCTGTTTTCAAGGTCTGGTGAAAGTTCGTCGAAATATTTTGCCTGAATGGAGTCGGATGCGTGGAGGAGTGCGATTACTCCGATCGGGGAGTCGAGATGGGATAAGGCAAATGTCGTCAGAAAGCTGTCGAGGGCACTGCTATTCTTAAGCCGATTGTATGATGGCTGATTGTTTTTAGCCAAGAACTCATATTACTGCCGTGAAAATGAGTCGAGACTATCGACAAACTGAGTCCCGCTATATCTTCCGTATTCCAATATTGAGTCAACGGTCAGAGTCATTTCATCGTCGATACCGAGTGTGACTGGTAGTGAGCCCGTGCGTAATGAAGCGGGATTTTTAACTGAAATGATATATGGCTGGCTTATGTTGAGACGTAGTTTCACTATTGAGTCGGTAACGTTGACCGTATCTCGAAAGAAGTGGCTCGACTGCGGATTGTCTCGGTCGGTGAGTCTGCGCTCGACGATGATTCTTTCAGGGCATTCATGCTTGAACACAACACGCAGCACTGCTGCAACGGAGACAGATGTCCCGGTAACTGTTGCAACGGTCAAGGCCATTAACAATCGAAGGTTGAGAGGGAGGTTCATGGTTAAATTTTTTGTTGATTTTTACTGAGAGATAGTCTATTTGGTTAAGATTGGTCGGAAAGATTGATGTTTAGATGGTTTGTATCGCCTTCACAAGAGGTATTACAATGCAAATATAGTGTTTTTAGTCGGAAATGTGATGTTTTTAATTGTAAAATCGTTGTTTTTGGTTGTTTACTTATGAAATGAGTGTGAAATCCGTCATGAAAACGGTGAAATAAAAATTTTTTGTCAAAAATTTGCATGGTTCAAAAATTGAGTCTACTTTTGCGGCGTACTATTATACTAATACACCAATATGCTTAAAGTCGAAAATATAACTTTCTCCTATCGCCGCAAATCGCGTCCGGTACTCGATGACTTCTCACTGGATGTCGAGGCCGGTGGTGTCTACGGTCTGCTCGGCCGTAATGGGGCGGGTAAATCAACGCTTCTGTATCTGATTGCCGGCCTCCTGACCCCCAAGTCGGGTAGCGTGCTTTTCCGCGGGTTAAATACTCGTCTGCGTCTCCCCTCTGTGTTGTCCGATATTTTTATCGTTCCCGAAGAGTTCACTCTTCCACGAATATCGCTTGGCGACTACGTAAAGGCCAACGCAAGGTTCTATCCAAACTATTCCGATGAGGATTTGCGCCGTCATCTTGACATATTCGGAATGTCGGCCGATCTCAATCTCGGTGCTTTGTCAATGGGTCAGAAAAAGAAAGCTTTCATGAGTTTCGCTCTTGCATGCAACACGTCTCTGCTCCTCATGGATGAGCCGACCAATGGATTGGATATTCCGGGCAAGAGTGCGTTCCGCCGTTTCATTGCCGGTAATATGACCGATGAACGCGCTATAATCATTTCGACACATCAGGTGAGGGATGTGGACCGTCTGCTCGACCGTGTGATTATAATGAATGATTCACAGGTGCTTCTCAACCGCCGTATTGACGAGATTACAGCCCGTCTGAAATTCTTCAACACAGACTCCCGTGAGATTATTGAGTCAGCTCTCTATGCTCAGCCTTCGTTTGAAGGTACTAATGTCGTTCTTGTCAACGACGATGACTCCGAGACCGAGCTTAACCTCGAATCGCTTTTCGAGCTCTCGCTTTTGAAGGGGGCTCTCCTTA is part of the Duncaniella dubosii genome and encodes:
- a CDS encoding ABC transporter ATP-binding protein, yielding MLKVENITFSYRRKSRPVLDDFSLDVEAGGVYGLLGRNGAGKSTLLYLIAGLLTPKSGSVLFRGLNTRLRLPSVLSDIFIVPEEFTLPRISLGDYVKANARFYPNYSDEDLRRHLDIFGMSADLNLGALSMGQKKKAFMSFALACNTSLLLMDEPTNGLDIPGKSAFRRFIAGNMTDERAIIISTHQVRDVDRLLDRVIIMNDSQVLLNRRIDEITARLKFFNTDSREIIESALYAQPSFEGTNVVLVNDDDSETELNLESLFELSLLKGALLKDMFNR
- a CDS encoding rhamnogalacturonan acetylesterase, which codes for MKFISSLLLALALPVMAFAQVPADTITVFMIGDSTMANKPLDKENQERGWGQMLPIYLEGAIKVDNHAVNGRSSKSFIDEGRWEKVREQIRPGDYVIIQFGHNDEKAKSPDRYTVPGSTFDANLKKFVNETREKGGTPILMNSIVRRNFPANGIAAAQTDDRQKTWKKGLENYPAEGDTLVDTHGDYRIAPKNVAEEMGVVFVDMNTLTHELVQGLEKTALRIFSCGCLSENMNSRPTDA
- a CDS encoding TlpA family protein disulfide reductase, producing the protein MAKNNQPSYNRLKNSSALDSFLTTFALSHLDSPIGVIALLHASDSIQAKYFDELSPDLENSIVANQYAELRYRVRKTEAVINARANMTVGKIMPDFALPDSAGRRISLESLRGKWVLIDFLATWCGVCLRGFPDLRQFSEECGDRCTVVTINIDDREEIWRPFIAQRDMPWINLLNDTTDHTEANPVKALGINAIPVTVLIDPEGKITAIQRGADPEFLPKIKHLISSGSSHNAGL